In the Terriglobales bacterium genome, CAATCGGCATTCTGACGGGCGGCGGAGATGTTCCCGGGCTGAACTCGGTCATCAAGTCGGCCGTGTATCGCGCCAGCGAGATGGGGAGGCAGGTGATCGGCATCCGCAAGGGTTGGGAAGGCCTGACGCACATGAACCCCGCGAAGGATTTGGACCCCGCCTACCTGTTGCTCCTCACGCGGGGCAACACTCGCACCATTGACCGCAGCGGCGGCACTATCCTGCACACCTCGCGAACCAACCCGCTGCACGTCAAGAAGTCCAAGGCGCCCTCGCACCTTTCCCAGGCCGACCTCGGCAAGCAGGAAGCGGCGAACGACACCTACGACCTCACTCCCATCGTGCTGCGCAACCTGGAGCGACTGGGCATCGCCTGCCTGATCGTGATCGGAGGGGATGACACGCTGAGCTTTGCCTCGGTGTTGCGCGACGCCGGGATGCCGTTGATCGCCATCCCCAAGACCATGGACAACGACGTGCGCGGGACGGAGTACTGCATCGGGTTCTCCACCGCCATCACCCGCGCCAAGGATTTGATCACGCGCCAGCGCACCACTCTGGGGTCTCACGAGCGCATCGGCGTCTTCCGCATCTTCGGCCGCGACTCCGGCTTCACCTCCCTCTACACCGGCTATGTGACTTCGAGCCGCTGCCTCCTCCCGGAATATCCCTTCGACCTGGAGCGGCTTTGCTCCCTGTTGGTGGAAGACAAGCGCAAGAATCCCAGCAACTACGCGCTGGTGGTGGTTTCCGAAGGCGCCGTGTGGCAGGGGCAGGAGGTGGCCGACTTCGGGGAATCCGATGCCTACGGGCACCGCAAGAAGGTGGACATCGGCCATGCCCTGGCAGCGGAGATCAAGCGCCGCACCGGTGAGGAAACCATGACCAGCGACCTGACCTATGACCTGCGGAGCGGCGATCCCGACTCGGTCGATCAGCTGGTCGCCACCACCTTTGCCAACCTGGCGCTCGACTTGATCTCCGATGGAGTCACCGAGGGGATGGTTGCGATTCAGGGAGGCCGCTACTCGCACACCGCCCTGCCTGATCCTGGCCTGGGCCCGCGGCGCGTGGACGTCGCATCCCTATACAACACCGAGCGGTACCGCCCGCAGTATGGCCGCAGGCTAGGCGCCCCCATGTTGCTCAGCTCGGTAGGGTAGCGGCTGCCGGAGAGTTGGGCCTGTGCGGAAGGGCGTTTGCGCGGAGGCGCCAGGAACTGGAGCCGACGATCGGACTTGAACCGATGACCTGTCGATTACGAATCGACTGCTCTACCAACTGAGCTACGTCGGCTCGCGCGCGCGGGCGAGAACCTCTTCGATTCTAATTCCATAGGCGCAGGGCGTAAAGTTCGACCCCGGGCCGGCACGCGAAAAAAATGCTGCGCACTGCGCCCCGGGTGACGGTAGGATGCTGTACCACACCGGCGCCTATGGTCGTGGGAGTACCCAAAGAGACGCTTGCGGGCGAGCAGCGCGTGGCGCTGGTCCCGGACCTCGTCCCTAAACTGACCAAGTCGGGCCTGGAAGTCGTGGTGGAGCTGGGCGCGGGCGAAGCCGCCGGGTTCTTGGATTCCGCCTACGCGGAGAAGGGCGCGCGCCTGGAAGCGGGCGCTCTCGAAAGTGCGGATGTGCTGCTCAAGGTCCAGCCCCCCGCTCCCGCAGATGTGGGCAAGATCCAGTCCGGTGCCACGCTCATTGGATTCCTTCAGCCCTACTCCAACTTGGAGGGCATCCGAGCGCTGGCGGCGCGCGGGGTGACGGCCTTTTCCATGGAGCTGATGCCGCGCATCACGCGCGCCCAGTCCATGGACGCGCTCAGTGCCATGAGCACCCTGGCCGGCTACAAGGCGGTGCTGCTGGCCGCCAACCGGTTGCCCAAGCTCTTCCCCTTGCTCATGACCGCCGCGGGCACGCTGACTCCGGCGCGCGTCTTCGTGATCGGCGCCGGGGTGGCCGGCCTGCAGGCCATCGGGACGGCCAAGCGCCTGGGCGCGGTGATCACCGCCTACGACACGCGGCCCGTGGTGAAGGAGCAGGTGGAGAGCCTGGGCGCGAAGTTCGTCATGCTGGAGCTGGAGACCAAGGATGCCGAGGACAAGACTGGATACGCCAAGGCGCAATCCGAGGACTTCTACAAGCGGCAGCAGGCGCTGATGGGGCAGAGCGTCATGGCGGCGGACGTGGTCATCACCACCGCGCTCGTCCCCGGCCAGCGCGCACCGCTGCTCATCCCCGAGGAGATGGTGCGCGGCATGCGCCCCGGCTCCGTCATCGTAGATCTGGCCGCCGAACAGGGCGGGAACTGCGCCCTCACCCAGCCCGGCGAGGACGTGGTCCGGCACGGCGTCGCCATCCTCGGGCCGCTCAACCTCCCCAGCACCCTGCCCTTCCACGCCAGCCAAATGTACGCGAAGACCGTCACCAACTTCCTGGCGCATCTGCTGAAGGACGGGAAGATCCAGCTCGATTTAAATGACGAGCTCACGCGCGGCCCTCTGGTCACGCACCAGGGCGAGATCGTGCACGAAGTGGTGAAGAAGGCCCTTCAGCCGCAGGCCGGGAGCTGAAGGCTGTGAGTCCGCAGAGGAAAGCGATCCTGTGACCTCGGAACTGGAGATCGGGCTCTACATCTTCATCCTGGCGGGGTTCCTCGGCTACCACGTCATCACCCGCATTCCGCCGCTGCTGCATACGCCGCTGATGTCGGCCACCAACGCCATCTCTGGCATCTCGCTCATCGGTTCGCTGGTGGTGGCGGGCGCCGATTACAACCGCCTGAGCACCACGCTCGGCTTCCTTGCCGTCACCTGTTCTGCCACCAACGTGGTCGGGGGCTTCCTCATCACCGACCGCATGCTGCGCATGTTCAAGACCGGCGAGCAGCAAAGCGGCAAGCAGCGGAAATGGCCTCAGGGCCTTCCCGAGGCACTGGGAATGGCGGTTCTGCTCGCCGCCATCTTCGCGCTCACCCACTGGCTCGGGTTCGCCAAGGCTCACCACGCGGCGGTGACCGAGGCCATCTCTGCCGGGGCGCTGCGCTACTTCTACATCGTTTCCGCCATCCTCTTCATCCTGGGGCTGAAGGGCCTGAGTTCGCCCAAGTACGCCCGCAAGGGCATGTGGCTGGCCGAGTTCGGGATGCTGATGGCCATCCTGGGGACGCTCTTCCACCCGGAGATCGTCAACTACCGCTGGATCCTGACCGGGCTCACCATCGGCACCATCGGCGGCGCCAGCATGGGCCTTTGGATCCCCATGACAGCGGTGCCGCAGCGCACCGCGTTCTCCCACTCCATGGGCGCGCTGGCCGCGACGCTCATCGGCATCTCTGAGTTCGCGCGGCATGCCGGAGTGCTCGACCACGTCAAGATGACCGCCATCGGCTTTGAGGTGGTCATCGGCGGCCTGACCGTCACCGGGAGCCTGATGGCCGCCGCCAAGCTGCAGGAGCTGCTGCCCGGCGCGCCCATCACCTACAAGGGGCAGAACCTCACCAACACGGCACTGCTGGCCCTGATCGGCGGTCTGCTCGTCTATCTGATCTTGGATCCCTCAAACACTATGCTCTTCTACGTGATGGTCGCGCTGGCGCTGCTCTTCGGCCTCCTGCTGGTGGTGCCCATCGGGGCGGCGGACATGCCCGTGGTGATCGCACTCTTGAACTCCTACGGCGGCCTGGCCGACGCTGCCATGGGCTTCGTCCTCATGAACAAGATCCAGATCATCACCGGATCGCTCGACGGGACCTCCGGCTTCCTGCTTTCCATCCTCATGTGCCGTGCTATGAACCGCTCGGCCATGAACGTGCTCTTCGGCGCCTTCGGCAAGTTGCCGGAGAAAACCGCCGGGCCGGCAGGGGAGGCCAAGGGTAGCGTGCGCAGCATCACCCCGGAGGAGACCGCGGTGCTGTTCGAGACCGCGCGCTCGGTGATCATCGTCCCCGGCTACGGCATGGCGGTGGCCCAGGCGCAGCACGGCGTGAGCGAGCTGGCCAAGCTGTTGATGAAGCGCGGCGTGGACGTGAAGTACGCCATCCACCCCGTGGCCGGCCGCATGCCCGGGCACATGAACGTGCTGCTGGCCGAGGCCAACGTCCCCTACGACCAGCTCTACGAGATGGAGCAGATCAATCCCTACTTCGCCGGGGCGGACGTGGCGCTGATCGTGGGCGCCAACGACGTTACCAATCCCGCCGCCAACAACAACAAGAGCAGCCCGCTCTACGGCATGCCCATCCTGGAGGTGGAGCGCGCCCAATCCATCATCGTGCTCAAACGCAGCATGCGTCCCGGCTTTGCCGGCGTGGATAACGAGCTCTACTACGACCAGAAGTGCATGATGCTGTTCGGCGACGCCCGCGACAGCCTCAACAAACTCTTCGCGGCCATGAAGTAGTAGTCGCGACTGTCATCCTGAGCGAAGCCCGAGCCCGCCGCAGGCGAGCGATGGGCAGAGACGAAGGACCCCTACCCCCGCGCCAGGCGCCAAGCTATAGGGCTCCTTCGACTCGCGGCGTCGCATGCGCTCGCCGCTCGGTCAGGATGACAGAAGCAATCCTTGGGGTAATCGTCCAGAAACGGCTACGCCGGATACTTCCCGGCGATGTAGTTGTGCAGGTTGTCGATGGTGGCTTCCTGGGCGGAGATGATCCACTTGACCAGGTCGCCGATGGAGAGCATGCCCACTACCCGCTCGTCCTCCACCACCGGCAGGTGCCGGATGCGGTGGTCCGTCATGACGCGCATGCACTCGTCCACCGTGTCGCTGGGCGAGCCGGTGATGACCTTGCCGGTCATGATCTCGCCCACCTGGGTCTCCTTGGACATCTTGCCCTTCAGGATGACCTTGCGGGCGTAGTCGCGCTCCGAGAGCACGCCCACCAGCTTGTCCCCGGAGATCACCAGCAAGGCGCCCACGCCCTTCTCCGCCATGCGCTCGATGGCCTGATAGACGCTGGCCTCCGGCTCGATGGAAAAGACCTGGCCGCCCTTCGACTTCAGGACTAGGCTGATTGTGTCGTGCAGTTTCATGCTCGCTCTGGCCTTGGGCCCAGGAGGCCGGTTTGAGGGGGCCATCCTAGCGCCGGGGGCGGGCCAGGTCAACGGGAAATGGGTCCTCGCCGGTTCCTCTGGCCCCCCGCGGCAGTCCGGGCCGCTGGCTTCCTGATAAGCTGTTCTTGCGAACTGTTTTCCCCTACGGTTCGTATTGGACAGAAGATGCTCCCCGGGTTGCCCAAGAGCTTTCCTTTACGCGAGCCTACGCGCATCGCGCTGGAGACCATCCGCGCCCACAAGCTGCGCACCTTCCTCACCCTGCTCGGCATCATCCTTTCCGTCTCCACCCTGATCCTGGTGGTGGCGCTGATCGAGGGCACCAATCGCTACATCGCCGACCGGGTAGCCAACATGGGCGCCAACGTCTTTCTGGTGACCCAGTTCGGCATCATCCCCGACCGCAAGGAGTTCGTGAAGGCGCTGCGCCGCAACCGCCCCATCACCTGGGAGGACTACGAAGACCTGCGCGACAACCTGGAACTGCCCCTGCGGGTAGGGCTGGAAAGCCGCCGCACCGGCACGGTCAAGTCCGGGAACGAGAGCATGGAGGACATTGACGTGCGCGGGGTCACCGCCAACATCGGCGAAATGGACGTGGAGGAGCCGGCCAGCGGCCGCTACATCACCGATCCCGACGACACCCACCGCTCCCAGATCACCTTGATCGGCGCCGACGTGGCCAGGCGCCTCTTTCCCGACGTGGACCCCCTCGGCCAGACCCTGCTCATCGACGGCCGTCCCTTCGAGGTGGTGGGCGTCGCCAAACCCATGGGCACCGTCCTCGGCCAGAGCCAGGACAATTTCGTCTACATGCCCATCCAGACCTTCCTGAAAATTTACGGCTCGAACCAGCGGAGTATGGCCATCAACATCCAGTCGCGCGGGCCGGATTGGAGCCTGCGCACCCAGGAGGAGGCCCGCACCCTGATGCGCGGCCGCCGCCACCTCGTCACCGGCGAGGAGGACAGCTTTGGCATCTTCTCCGCCTCCACCGTCATGGACCTGTGGAAGCAGCTCACCGCCGCCATCGCCAGCACCATGGTGGGCGTGGTCTCCGTCTTCCTGGTCATCGGAGGCGTGGTCATCATGAACGTCATGCTCACCAGCGTGACTGAGCGCACCCGGGAGATCGGCATCCGCAAGTCTTTGGGGGCCCGCAAGCGCGACATCCTGCTGCAGTTCCTGGTGGAGTCGGCGGTGCTGGCCGGCATCGGCGGGGCCATCGGAGTGCTGCTGGCGGCGGGCCTCTCCGCCCTGGTCGGCGCCACCACGGCCGTGCCCATGGCCATCCCCCTCTCCGCGGTCATCGTCTCCCTGGCCGTTTCCACCGCCGTCGGCCTGTTCTTCGGCATCTACCC is a window encoding:
- a CDS encoding Re/Si-specific NAD(P)(+) transhydrogenase subunit alpha, yielding MVVGVPKETLAGEQRVALVPDLVPKLTKSGLEVVVELGAGEAAGFLDSAYAEKGARLEAGALESADVLLKVQPPAPADVGKIQSGATLIGFLQPYSNLEGIRALAARGVTAFSMELMPRITRAQSMDALSAMSTLAGYKAVLLAANRLPKLFPLLMTAAGTLTPARVFVIGAGVAGLQAIGTAKRLGAVITAYDTRPVVKEQVESLGAKFVMLELETKDAEDKTGYAKAQSEDFYKRQQALMGQSVMAADVVITTALVPGQRAPLLIPEEMVRGMRPGSVIVDLAAEQGGNCALTQPGEDVVRHGVAILGPLNLPSTLPFHASQMYAKTVTNFLAHLLKDGKIQLDLNDELTRGPLVTHQGEIVHEVVKKALQPQAGS
- a CDS encoding 6-phosphofructokinase produces the protein MQSAKGTIGILTGGGDVPGLNSVIKSAVYRASEMGRQVIGIRKGWEGLTHMNPAKDLDPAYLLLLTRGNTRTIDRSGGTILHTSRTNPLHVKKSKAPSHLSQADLGKQEAANDTYDLTPIVLRNLERLGIACLIVIGGDDTLSFASVLRDAGMPLIAIPKTMDNDVRGTEYCIGFSTAITRAKDLITRQRTTLGSHERIGVFRIFGRDSGFTSLYTGYVTSSRCLLPEYPFDLERLCSLLVEDKRKNPSNYALVVVSEGAVWQGQEVADFGESDAYGHRKKVDIGHALAAEIKRRTGEETMTSDLTYDLRSGDPDSVDQLVATTFANLALDLISDGVTEGMVAIQGGRYSHTALPDPGLGPRRVDVASLYNTERYRPQYGRRLGAPMLLSSVG
- a CDS encoding ABC transporter permease — protein: MPKSFPLREPTRIALETIRAHKLRTFLTLLGIILSVSTLILVVALIEGTNRYIADRVANMGANVFLVTQFGIIPDRKEFVKALRRNRPITWEDYEDLRDNLELPLRVGLESRRTGTVKSGNESMEDIDVRGVTANIGEMDVEEPASGRYITDPDDTHRSQITLIGADVARRLFPDVDPLGQTLLIDGRPFEVVGVAKPMGTVLGQSQDNFVYMPIQTFLKIYGSNQRSMAINIQSRGPDWSLRTQEEARTLMRGRRHLVTGEEDSFGIFSASTVMDLWKQLTAAIASTMVGVVSVFLVIGGVVIMNVMLTSVTERTREIGIRKSLGARKRDILLQFLVESAVLAGIGGAIGVLLAAGLSALVGATTAVPMAIPLSAVIVSLAVSTAVGLFFGIYPARRAADLDPIEALRYEN
- a CDS encoding CBS domain-containing protein, encoding MKLHDTISLVLKSKGGQVFSIEPEASVYQAIERMAEKGVGALLVISGDKLVGVLSERDYARKVILKGKMSKETQVGEIMTGKVITGSPSDTVDECMRVMTDHRIRHLPVVEDERVVGMLSIGDLVKWIISAQEATIDNLHNYIAGKYPA
- a CDS encoding NAD(P)(+) transhydrogenase (Re/Si-specific) subunit beta, which translates into the protein MTSELEIGLYIFILAGFLGYHVITRIPPLLHTPLMSATNAISGISLIGSLVVAGADYNRLSTTLGFLAVTCSATNVVGGFLITDRMLRMFKTGEQQSGKQRKWPQGLPEALGMAVLLAAIFALTHWLGFAKAHHAAVTEAISAGALRYFYIVSAILFILGLKGLSSPKYARKGMWLAEFGMLMAILGTLFHPEIVNYRWILTGLTIGTIGGASMGLWIPMTAVPQRTAFSHSMGALAATLIGISEFARHAGVLDHVKMTAIGFEVVIGGLTVTGSLMAAAKLQELLPGAPITYKGQNLTNTALLALIGGLLVYLILDPSNTMLFYVMVALALLFGLLLVVPIGAADMPVVIALLNSYGGLADAAMGFVLMNKIQIITGSLDGTSGFLLSILMCRAMNRSAMNVLFGAFGKLPEKTAGPAGEAKGSVRSITPEETAVLFETARSVIIVPGYGMAVAQAQHGVSELAKLLMKRGVDVKYAIHPVAGRMPGHMNVLLAEANVPYDQLYEMEQINPYFAGADVALIVGANDVTNPAANNNKSSPLYGMPILEVERAQSIIVLKRSMRPGFAGVDNELYYDQKCMMLFGDARDSLNKLFAAMK